A window of Streptomyces armeniacus contains these coding sequences:
- a CDS encoding lycopene cyclase family protein yields MRDTDVIIVGAGAAGLSLARRLTGLRTEGRTPLSVMLVDAPAGPLRPAERTWCFWEEPGGEYDDLVAAHWDQLRITGAEGRPLLRRVAPFQYKMLRSTAFAEWTSERLAKAGCLRCDLTVETVRDVAGGAEVKGRGEDGTDVSLRARWVFDSRPRTPPAARTALRQHFRGWFVQTERTMFDTATADLMDFRTRQPEHGLSFGYVLPLGPCAALVEYTEFSRTVLGVEDYERALRHYSGDVLGLGDLTVTAVEQGVIPMTDARFPRRAGRSVFLIGAAGGATRPSTGYTFAPIQRETRSIADALGRGRVPPAHGPHHARARSVDAVLLRALDTGRVDGKDLLTRLFREVPMERLLRFLDGRTRLREDVQIGLHTPMLPMLRTALELPALRRRPPG; encoded by the coding sequence GTGCGCGACACGGACGTCATCATCGTCGGCGCCGGAGCGGCCGGGCTCTCCCTCGCGCGCAGGCTGACAGGGCTCCGCACCGAAGGCCGTACGCCTCTGTCGGTGATGCTCGTCGACGCGCCCGCAGGGCCGTTGCGACCGGCTGAGCGCACGTGGTGTTTCTGGGAGGAGCCGGGAGGCGAGTACGACGACCTCGTGGCCGCGCACTGGGACCAGCTGAGGATCACCGGAGCAGAGGGGCGCCCGCTGCTGAGGCGGGTCGCCCCGTTCCAGTACAAGATGCTCAGGTCGACGGCGTTCGCGGAGTGGACCAGCGAGCGGCTGGCGAAGGCAGGCTGCTTGCGCTGCGACCTCACCGTGGAGACGGTACGCGACGTGGCAGGCGGCGCGGAGGTGAAGGGCCGTGGCGAGGACGGCACCGACGTCAGCCTGCGCGCTCGCTGGGTGTTCGACTCACGGCCCCGGACACCGCCTGCGGCCCGCACGGCCCTGCGGCAGCATTTCCGTGGCTGGTTCGTACAGACGGAGCGGACGATGTTCGACACCGCAACCGCTGATCTGATGGACTTCCGCACGCGGCAGCCCGAGCACGGACTGTCCTTCGGCTACGTCCTGCCGCTCGGACCGTGCGCGGCACTCGTCGAATACACGGAGTTCTCCCGTACGGTCCTCGGCGTGGAGGACTACGAGCGGGCGCTGCGCCACTACTCCGGTGACGTGCTCGGACTCGGGGACCTGACGGTCACGGCCGTCGAGCAGGGAGTGATCCCGATGACCGATGCCCGGTTCCCGCGCCGGGCCGGCAGGTCGGTGTTCCTCATCGGAGCGGCGGGAGGCGCCACGCGGCCCTCGACGGGCTACACGTTCGCACCGATCCAGCGCGAAACCAGGAGCATCGCGGATGCCCTGGGACGTGGCCGGGTCCCACCTGCCCACGGCCCGCACCACGCGCGCGCCCGGTCCGTGGACGCGGTGCTGCTGCGGGCCCTGGACACTGGACGCGTGGACGGAAAGGACCTTCTTACCCGGCTGTTCCGAGAAGTCCCGATGGAACGCCTCCTCCGGTTTCTCGACGGCCGTACCCGCCTGCGGGAGGACGTGCAGATCGGTCTGCATACGCCCATGCTGCCGATGCTGCGTACCGCACTCGAACTCCCGGCCCTCCGACGGCGTCCGCCCGGATGA
- a CDS encoding methyltransferase — MPLLRDTDLTAAFEHAAASYDLMVAGNPGYHGQLRRSARRLGLRDGGRGARLLDLGCGTGASTRALLTAAPYAGITAVDASAGMLAKAAAKTWPPAVSFVHATAEGLAGAGVTGPYDAVFASYLFRNVTDPDAVLRRVRDLLAPRGRVVVHEYALSGRPAHRALWTAVCRGLLVPVARCSGDGPLYEHLWRSVVDFDTAGAFAARMTHAGFAGVRVLPLPGWQTGIAHTFVAHLPVSGGATR, encoded by the coding sequence GTGCCACTGCTGCGTGACACGGATCTGACGGCCGCGTTCGAGCATGCCGCGGCCTCATACGACCTCATGGTCGCGGGCAACCCCGGATACCACGGCCAACTCCGGCGCTCCGCCAGGCGCCTCGGGCTTCGTGACGGCGGTCGCGGTGCCCGGCTCCTCGATCTCGGATGCGGTACCGGAGCCTCGACCCGCGCGCTGCTCACCGCTGCACCGTACGCCGGGATCACGGCGGTGGACGCCTCAGCGGGCATGCTGGCCAAGGCTGCGGCCAAGACCTGGCCGCCGGCGGTCTCCTTCGTCCACGCCACCGCGGAAGGGCTCGCCGGGGCGGGTGTGACAGGGCCGTACGACGCCGTGTTCGCCTCGTATCTCTTCCGGAACGTCACGGATCCGGACGCGGTGCTGCGCCGCGTGCGCGACCTTCTCGCGCCGCGTGGCCGTGTCGTGGTGCACGAGTACGCGCTCAGCGGGCGACCGGCACATCGTGCGTTGTGGACGGCGGTATGCAGAGGGCTTCTGGTACCGGTCGCCCGGTGCTCGGGGGACGGGCCACTGTACGAGCACCTGTGGCGCAGCGTCGTCGACTTCGACACGGCTGGCGCGTTCGCGGCGCGGATGACACACGCCGGGTTCGCCGGAGTGCGCGTTCTGCCCCTGCCCGGCTGGCAGACCGGGATCGCCCACACCTTCGTGGCACACCTGCCCGTGTCCGGCGGAGCTACGCGGTGA
- a CDS encoding FAD-dependent oxidoreductase: MRAGKTDHRPGRDGSACLIPAGPGGEHVTGAGPHVAVVGGGIAGVAAATALAERRVAVTLYERAERLGGRLAGWPAELTDGAVATMSRGFHAFFRQYYNLRALLRRVDRGLHMLTALPDYPLLHSGGMFDSFARIPRTPPLNALGFVTRSDAFAWRDLSRLEARAALPLLDVRVPGVYERLDRLSAADFLARIRFPVAAHHLAFEVFSRSFFVDPHELSAAELALMFHIYFLGSSEGLLFEVPREPFPQALWEPFGDYLASHGVRIRTGTTVAAVRPAAHGGVDVTAADGTVRHDAAVLALDTAGLKELVAASPGLADEPWRGRIARLRTAPPFLVSRYWLGAPVARERPGFLGTSGYGDLDNVSVLDRWEGEANRWALRTGGSVVELHAYAVTPGAARDAVQGRLLSQLHRVYPETRNAEVLDQRHVWREDCPHFPVGGYWDRPLVRTSCPSVTVAGDMVRTGLPVALMERAATSGFLAANVLLARWGLRGEPLWTVPRRGRSVGLRALARLGVS; this comes from the coding sequence GTGAGGGCCGGGAAAACGGATCACCGCCCCGGCCGGGACGGCAGCGCGTGTCTCATCCCCGCCGGGCCGGGCGGTGAGCACGTCACCGGAGCCGGGCCGCACGTCGCCGTGGTCGGCGGTGGCATCGCGGGCGTCGCCGCCGCCACCGCACTCGCGGAACGCCGGGTCGCGGTCACGCTGTACGAGCGGGCCGAGAGGCTGGGCGGCCGACTGGCGGGCTGGCCCGCGGAGTTGACGGACGGTGCCGTGGCCACGATGAGCCGCGGCTTCCACGCCTTCTTCCGTCAGTACTACAACCTGCGCGCGCTGCTGCGACGTGTGGACCGCGGGCTGCACATGCTCACTGCCCTGCCCGACTACCCGCTGCTGCACAGCGGCGGCATGTTCGACAGCTTCGCCCGGATCCCGCGTACCCCGCCCCTGAACGCGCTGGGTTTCGTCACGCGAAGCGACGCTTTCGCGTGGCGCGATCTCTCGCGGCTGGAGGCGCGTGCCGCGCTGCCGTTGCTGGACGTGCGCGTGCCCGGGGTCTACGAACGGCTCGACAGGCTCAGCGCGGCCGACTTCCTGGCACGGATCCGGTTTCCCGTGGCCGCGCACCATCTGGCCTTCGAGGTCTTCTCCCGCAGTTTCTTCGTGGATCCGCATGAACTGTCGGCCGCGGAGCTGGCGTTGATGTTCCACATCTACTTCCTGGGTTCCAGCGAGGGCCTGTTGTTCGAAGTGCCGCGTGAGCCGTTTCCGCAGGCGTTGTGGGAACCGTTCGGCGACTACCTCGCCAGTCATGGCGTGCGCATCCGTACGGGCACGACGGTGGCGGCTGTACGGCCCGCCGCGCACGGCGGCGTGGACGTGACGGCCGCGGACGGCACGGTCCGTCACGACGCGGCAGTGCTGGCACTGGACACCGCGGGGTTGAAGGAGCTGGTCGCCGCCTCGCCCGGACTGGCTGACGAACCATGGCGCGGGCGCATCGCCCGGCTGCGCACCGCGCCGCCGTTCCTGGTGTCCCGGTACTGGCTGGGCGCCCCGGTCGCGCGGGAGCGGCCCGGCTTCCTGGGCACCAGCGGCTACGGAGATCTGGACAACGTGAGTGTGCTCGACCGGTGGGAAGGCGAGGCGAACCGTTGGGCGCTCCGAACCGGCGGATCGGTGGTCGAGCTGCACGCCTACGCCGTCACCCCGGGCGCCGCACGGGACGCCGTACAGGGACGGTTGCTCAGCCAGCTGCACCGCGTGTACCCGGAGACCCGCAACGCCGAGGTGCTGGACCAGCGGCACGTGTGGCGCGAGGACTGTCCACACTTCCCTGTCGGAGGCTACTGGGACCGGCCGCTCGTACGGACGTCCTGCCCCTCGGTGACGGTCGCCGGCGACATGGTGCGTACGGGCCTCCCCGTGGCGTTGATGGAGCGGGCGGCGACCAGCGGGTTCCTCGCGGCGAACGTCCTCCTGGCACGCTGGGGGCTGCGGGGGGAGCCGCTTTGGACCGTGCCCCGCCGAGGCCGCTCGGTGGGGCTGCGGGCTCTGGCCCGGCTCGGCGTGTCCTGA
- a CDS encoding polyprenyl synthetase family protein, with amino-acid sequence MHPAGAVSLSSAARRPGSGRARGAPTAAIDEDVRGAVERTLAEIMAERVEQVAAVDCRFARDVGERVARFTGSGGKRMRAQFVWWAMRACGGGTAEANAALRIAAALELIQTCALVHDDVMDGSPRRRGGPSFHAQLESQYAASAATSPQGSPFAASAAILAGDLALVWADDVLTDTEFPSGARSRVLHIWRAMRTEMIAGQYLDLHGQMTGSASAALAIRTVTLKTALYSVERPLAIGAALAGSDARTARALSAAGRCAGIAFQLRDDLEGVFGDSLQTGKPSGDDVRAGKPTFLVTVARARAEARGDLRSLSVLDGALGDPGLSHDGLERVREVLTGTGARSAVEDKIERMTARSTRHLRAAALGGFAGQALNRLLTSVASTVPRPPAPKAWSARRPGPYGLWEESPSPDGVIGGADR; translated from the coding sequence ATGCACCCAGCTGGGGCAGTCTCCCTCAGCTCGGCTGCCCGGCGGCCCGGCTCCGGCCGCGCCCGAGGTGCTCCGACGGCGGCGATCGACGAAGACGTACGCGGCGCCGTGGAACGCACCCTTGCGGAGATCATGGCGGAGAGGGTCGAGCAGGTGGCGGCCGTCGATTGCCGCTTCGCGCGCGATGTCGGCGAACGCGTCGCGCGCTTCACAGGCAGCGGCGGCAAGCGCATGCGCGCGCAGTTCGTCTGGTGGGCGATGCGCGCCTGCGGGGGCGGAACAGCGGAGGCGAACGCCGCGCTGCGTATCGCCGCGGCGCTCGAGCTCATCCAGACTTGCGCACTCGTCCACGACGACGTGATGGACGGCTCTCCCCGCCGCCGAGGTGGGCCCTCGTTCCACGCCCAGCTCGAATCGCAGTACGCCGCATCCGCGGCCACGAGTCCGCAAGGCAGCCCCTTCGCGGCATCCGCAGCGATTCTTGCCGGGGACCTGGCGCTGGTCTGGGCGGACGACGTCCTGACCGATACGGAATTCCCCTCGGGGGCACGAAGCCGTGTCCTGCACATCTGGCGCGCCATGCGTACGGAGATGATCGCCGGCCAGTACTTGGATCTGCACGGCCAGATGACGGGGTCCGCGTCGGCGGCCCTGGCGATTCGCACGGTCACGCTCAAAACCGCGCTGTACTCCGTCGAACGTCCCCTCGCCATCGGCGCCGCGCTTGCCGGCTCCGATGCCAGGACGGCCCGGGCCCTGTCCGCCGCGGGCCGGTGCGCCGGGATCGCTTTCCAACTGCGTGACGATCTGGAGGGAGTCTTCGGCGACTCGCTGCAGACGGGGAAGCCCTCAGGGGACGACGTAAGAGCCGGGAAACCCACGTTCCTCGTGACCGTCGCCAGGGCCAGAGCCGAGGCTCGCGGGGACCTGCGGAGTCTCTCAGTGCTCGACGGTGCGCTGGGCGATCCCGGCCTCTCGCACGACGGTCTGGAACGGGTGCGGGAGGTGCTCACGGGAACAGGCGCCCGGAGCGCGGTCGAGGACAAGATCGAACGAATGACCGCACGGAGCACGCGTCACCTCAGGGCAGCCGCTCTCGGCGGCTTCGCTGGCCAGGCGCTGAACCGGCTGCTGACCTCGGTGGCTTCCACGGTCCCGCGTCCGCCCGCGCCGAAGGCATGGTCAGCACGACGACCCGGACCGTACGGCCTGTGGGAGGAATCGCCGTCCCCGGACGGTGTCATTGGCGGTGCGGACCGATGA
- a CDS encoding Dps family protein — MSGPDGAEVVRLLRQRLHALNDLALTLKHVHWNVVGPHFIAVHEMLDPQVEAVREMVDKTAERISTLGGSPPGTPGVLVSERSWDDYAVGRAEAIEHLGALDLVYTGVIEDHRTAVGETDRLDPVTQDLLIEHLRSLELFQWFVRAHLENTGGALSTAGAASERDAAAQAGRQARQQP, encoded by the coding sequence ATGTCCGGCCCAGACGGAGCTGAGGTGGTCCGCCTGCTGCGTCAGCGACTGCACGCCTTGAACGACCTCGCACTCACCCTGAAACACGTCCATTGGAACGTGGTGGGACCGCACTTCATCGCGGTCCACGAGATGCTCGATCCGCAGGTCGAGGCCGTACGCGAGATGGTCGACAAGACCGCGGAGCGCATCTCCACCCTCGGCGGCTCGCCACCCGGCACTCCGGGTGTGCTGGTCTCCGAACGCAGCTGGGACGACTACGCCGTCGGCCGCGCGGAAGCGATCGAGCATCTGGGCGCCCTCGACCTCGTCTACACCGGTGTCATCGAGGACCACCGCACCGCTGTGGGGGAAACGGACAGGCTGGACCCGGTCACGCAGGACCTGCTGATCGAGCACCTGCGCAGTCTGGAGCTCTTCCAGTGGTTCGTACGCGCTCATCTCGAGAACACCGGCGGCGCGCTCAGTACAGCCGGTGCCGCTTCCGAACGGGATGCCGCGGCTCAGGCGGGCAGGCAGGCGCGCCAGCAGCCCTGA
- a CDS encoding phytoene desaturase, whose protein sequence is MRTVRGRTDHVVVVGAGLAGLSAALHLLGAGRRVTVVERDTTPGGRAGRIERDGYRFDTGPTVLTMPDLADDAFSAVGETLAGRVELTPLHPAYRAQYADGSALDVHTGADAMEAAIERFAGAREALGYRRLRAWLRELYDAQMRRFIDTNFDSPLQLLRPDLARLAAAGGFGRLESRIGHFLQDERLRRVFSFQALYAGVQPSRALAAYAVIAYMDTVAGVYFPAGGMHALPRAMADAATDAGAVFRYGHAVTCLERSGERITAVVTEHERIACDAVVVTPDLSVTYGLLGRRPKRPLGLRHSPSAVVLHLGTRRTWPQLAHHTISFGAEWKGTFRELTRSGRLMSDPSLLITRPTATDPGLAPPRRHVHYVLAPCPNTSVGPGSHGWRDLGPRYRLSLLSELERRGLEGIEASIEEECLITPADWARQGHAAGTPFSVAHTVAQTGPFRPRNLVRGTENAVIAGCGTTPGVGVPTVLMSGKLAAARVTGAHRAAPHRTAPSRPQGGIA, encoded by the coding sequence ATGAGGACCGTGCGGGGACGTACGGACCATGTCGTCGTGGTCGGGGCGGGCCTCGCGGGCCTGTCGGCGGCGCTGCACCTCCTGGGGGCCGGACGCCGGGTCACCGTCGTCGAACGTGACACCACGCCGGGCGGCCGTGCCGGCCGTATCGAACGGGACGGGTACCGGTTCGACACCGGCCCGACCGTACTGACCATGCCCGACCTGGCCGACGACGCCTTTTCCGCCGTTGGTGAGACGCTTGCCGGCCGAGTGGAGCTGACGCCCCTGCATCCGGCGTACCGGGCCCAGTACGCCGACGGCAGCGCACTGGACGTCCACACAGGCGCGGACGCCATGGAAGCTGCGATCGAACGCTTCGCGGGCGCGCGTGAAGCGCTCGGCTACCGGCGGCTGCGCGCCTGGCTCCGGGAGCTCTACGACGCCCAGATGCGGCGCTTCATCGACACGAACTTCGATTCGCCGCTCCAGTTGCTCCGCCCGGACCTCGCGCGGCTCGCGGCGGCCGGAGGCTTCGGCCGTCTCGAATCCCGGATCGGTCACTTCCTCCAGGACGAAAGGCTTCGCCGCGTCTTCTCCTTCCAGGCGCTCTACGCGGGGGTGCAGCCGTCGAGGGCGCTGGCAGCGTACGCCGTGATCGCCTACATGGACACCGTCGCCGGTGTCTACTTCCCGGCGGGGGGCATGCACGCCCTGCCGCGCGCCATGGCTGACGCGGCCACGGACGCGGGCGCCGTCTTCCGCTACGGACACGCTGTCACGTGCCTGGAGCGGTCCGGCGAAAGGATCACCGCCGTGGTCACCGAGCACGAGCGCATCGCCTGCGACGCCGTGGTCGTGACCCCGGACCTGTCCGTGACCTACGGCCTGCTGGGCCGTAGACCAAAGCGTCCGCTGGGCCTGCGGCACTCGCCGTCCGCGGTGGTGCTGCACCTCGGCACCCGCCGGACCTGGCCGCAACTGGCGCATCACACCATCTCGTTCGGCGCGGAGTGGAAAGGGACATTCCGGGAACTCACGCGCAGCGGTCGTTTGATGTCCGACCCCTCGTTGCTCATCACCCGGCCCACGGCCACGGACCCGGGGCTCGCGCCGCCACGACGGCACGTCCACTACGTGCTCGCGCCCTGTCCCAACACCTCTGTCGGCCCCGGCAGTCACGGGTGGCGGGACCTCGGGCCCCGGTATCGGCTGAGCCTGCTCAGCGAGCTCGAACGCCGTGGACTCGAGGGCATCGAGGCGTCCATCGAGGAGGAGTGCCTGATCACGCCTGCCGACTGGGCCCGGCAAGGACACGCCGCGGGTACCCCGTTCTCCGTTGCCCATACGGTCGCTCAGACGGGCCCGTTCCGGCCGCGCAACCTCGTGCGCGGTACCGAGAACGCCGTCATCGCCGGATGCGGCACGACGCCAGGTGTCGGCGTGCCCACCGTCCTGATGTCGGGAAAGCTCGCCGCGGCCCGCGTCACAGGAGCCCACCGGGCCGCACCGCACCGCACGGCGCCGAGCCGGCCGCAGGGCGGAATCGCATGA
- a CDS encoding DUF5914 domain-containing protein, with protein MSPSPGPRRGRDPLRLLHGRTAWERQRPTWREARPALLDAALKRAQARPSGNWYVLGDTRAITRHTSLGRTIAGVEVVAWRDAAGHLVAGPGACPHLGAPLARSPVRCGRLICHWHGLALEGRPFAGWEPLPSYDDGVLAWVRLDAAGREQPLERPVLPVRPRLDASVTAVYTGAGGCEPEDIVANRLDPWHGAWLHPYSFVDLAVRDTPRWPAEDAGTAGDDALAVDVSFRVAGRVVVPVSAVFFAPEPRTVVMRITDGEGAGSVVETHAVPLGPAGDGHPRTAVIEAVIACSGRRRFAAARTAAPLLRPLVRAAAGRLWRDDLAYAERRWELRSSGRFPG; from the coding sequence GTGAGCCCGTCGCCCGGCCCGCGCCGCGGACGCGACCCGCTGCGGCTGCTGCATGGCCGTACCGCCTGGGAGCGTCAGCGTCCCACCTGGCGCGAAGCCCGGCCGGCTCTCCTCGATGCGGCGCTCAAGCGGGCGCAGGCACGCCCGTCCGGCAACTGGTACGTGCTCGGTGACACCCGGGCGATCACACGGCACACTTCGCTCGGCCGGACGATCGCCGGCGTCGAAGTGGTCGCCTGGCGTGACGCGGCGGGACACCTGGTCGCAGGCCCTGGCGCCTGCCCTCACCTGGGCGCGCCCCTCGCCAGGAGTCCCGTCCGGTGCGGAAGGCTGATCTGCCACTGGCACGGTCTCGCCCTGGAGGGACGCCCGTTCGCCGGCTGGGAACCCCTTCCTTCGTACGACGACGGCGTTCTGGCCTGGGTACGACTGGACGCGGCGGGGCGCGAGCAGCCGCTGGAGCGTCCCGTCCTGCCGGTCCGGCCGCGGCTGGACGCCTCGGTCACCGCCGTCTACACCGGAGCCGGCGGTTGCGAGCCGGAGGACATCGTGGCCAACCGGCTCGACCCCTGGCATGGTGCGTGGCTCCACCCGTACTCGTTCGTGGATCTCGCCGTCCGCGATACGCCACGGTGGCCCGCCGAGGACGCCGGGACAGCCGGGGACGACGCGTTGGCAGTCGACGTCTCGTTCAGGGTCGCAGGACGGGTCGTCGTGCCTGTCTCCGCGGTCTTCTTCGCGCCGGAGCCCCGTACGGTCGTCATGCGGATCACCGACGGCGAAGGCGCCGGGTCGGTGGTCGAGACGCACGCCGTCCCGCTCGGGCCGGCCGGGGACGGACACCCGCGCACGGCGGTGATCGAGGCGGTGATCGCCTGCTCGGGCCGCCGTCGCTTCGCGGCGGCGCGAACTGCCGCACCGTTGCTGCGCCCGCTGGTGAGGGCCGCCGCCGGGCGGCTGTGGCGGGACGATCTCGCCTATGCGGAACGCCGGTGGGAGCTCCGCAGCAGTGGTCGGTTCCCCGGCTGA
- a CDS encoding phytoene/squalene synthase family protein, with protein MTSRELDAAGITEPGLRAAYTHCRRLNARHGRTYFLATRLLPVERRPAVHALYGFARWADDIVDDPGGQSATAERADRLRALAERLASGLRRGHSPEPVVHALADTAERYGIAHRHFADFLGSMRADLHVTDYATMDELHGYMYGSAAVIGLEMLPVLGTVVPRAEAAPHAAALGVAFQLTNFLRDVGEDLDRGRVYLPADLLAAHGVDRGLLQWSRAEGKRDPRITEALKEAAGMTSNVYREAAPGLRMLDPASRPCVRTAFVLYGGILRAIADDGYASLHRRAVVPPLRRAAVALDGLARVAAARLASARRRAGRQRHKAFAATAGESAA; from the coding sequence ATGACCTCCCGCGAACTCGACGCCGCCGGCATCACGGAACCAGGACTGCGAGCGGCCTACACGCACTGCCGTCGGCTCAACGCCCGGCACGGCAGAACGTACTTTCTCGCTACCCGGCTGCTCCCGGTCGAGCGGCGCCCCGCTGTCCACGCACTCTACGGGTTCGCGCGCTGGGCGGACGACATCGTCGACGACCCCGGCGGTCAGTCGGCCACCGCGGAACGCGCCGACCGGCTGCGTGCGCTGGCCGAACGGCTCGCGAGTGGACTGCGGCGTGGACACAGTCCCGAGCCGGTGGTCCACGCCCTCGCCGACACCGCGGAACGCTACGGCATCGCCCACCGTCATTTCGCCGACTTTCTCGGCTCCATGCGGGCCGACCTGCATGTGACGGACTACGCGACCATGGACGAGCTGCACGGCTACATGTACGGTTCGGCGGCGGTGATCGGCCTTGAGATGCTGCCCGTGCTGGGTACGGTCGTCCCGCGCGCGGAAGCCGCCCCGCACGCGGCCGCCCTCGGTGTGGCGTTCCAGCTCACCAACTTCCTCCGCGACGTCGGCGAAGACCTCGATCGGGGGCGCGTCTACCTGCCCGCTGACCTGCTGGCCGCGCACGGTGTTGACCGCGGGCTGCTGCAGTGGAGCCGGGCGGAGGGGAAGCGCGACCCGCGCATCACCGAGGCGCTCAAGGAGGCGGCCGGCATGACCAGCAACGTGTACCGCGAGGCCGCCCCCGGGCTGCGGATGCTGGACCCGGCCTCCAGGCCCTGCGTCCGCACCGCCTTTGTTCTCTACGGCGGCATTCTGCGGGCGATCGCCGACGACGGCTACGCGAGCCTGCACCGCCGCGCGGTCGTTCCACCGCTGCGACGCGCCGCCGTCGCGCTCGACGGCCTGGCCCGTGTCGCGGCCGCCAGGCTGGCGTCGGCCCGTCGAAGGGCGGGACGCCAACGTCACAAGGCGTTCGCCGCGACCGCGGGGGAGAGCGCCGCGTGA
- a CDS encoding class I mannose-6-phosphate isomerase codes for MYRLDPRYPPAPQAHLTTGWRAVADRLPAAPATVAVDGPPTAPWDTLAGALSAADVRLVDVRTRYAAAGDIRGRTVGPRDTGDPYYCRLAQNPLDDLFDTLPRAPHGAVLTVVYGPGAALVEHDVLWYADVPKRRAEAAVAEGWGTNLGLPGEKGDLRRLFYVDWPMLDRHRDTLAPRIDAWLDVQDADRPVFLDGAGLRATLARLSHGPVRTRPYFNSTPWGGHWAQRELGFNPGARNSALGYELIAPEAGVLIGHGPEAQAEVPFQLLCVLHPEAVLGREVHARFGTSFPIRFDYLDTVGGGNLSIHCHPKEPYMRERFGWTYTQHETYYMTLGDETTRVFLGLREDADVGLFRKQVQEAAADGVRMDPADHVMTFPAEQGRLFMIPAGTPHASGAGNLVLEISATPYLYSLRFYDWLRPGSDGNPRPLPYGHGFANLETERRGERVERDLVQEPRTLRAAPGWREELLGALEEMFYEVRRFSLEAGAAADDDTRGRFHVLNVVEGDGVTIETAAGDRHALSFAETLTVPAAVGAYVLRAAGDRPVRVVKALVR; via the coding sequence GTGTACCGGCTCGACCCCCGTTATCCCCCCGCACCGCAGGCCCACCTCACCACCGGCTGGCGGGCCGTCGCGGACCGGCTCCCCGCCGCCCCGGCGACCGTCGCCGTCGACGGCCCGCCGACGGCGCCCTGGGACACCCTGGCCGGCGCGCTGTCGGCCGCGGACGTCCGCCTCGTCGACGTACGCACGCGTTACGCCGCCGCCGGCGACATCCGCGGCCGGACCGTAGGCCCGCGGGACACCGGCGACCCGTACTACTGCCGGCTGGCGCAGAACCCCCTCGACGACCTCTTCGACACCCTGCCGCGGGCCCCGCACGGCGCCGTCCTGACCGTCGTCTACGGTCCCGGTGCCGCGCTCGTCGAGCACGACGTGCTCTGGTACGCCGACGTGCCCAAGCGCCGTGCCGAGGCGGCGGTGGCGGAGGGGTGGGGCACGAACCTCGGGCTGCCCGGCGAGAAGGGCGACCTGCGCCGCCTGTTCTACGTCGACTGGCCGATGCTCGACCGGCACCGCGACACCCTCGCGCCCCGCATCGACGCGTGGCTGGACGTGCAGGACGCGGACCGCCCGGTGTTCCTGGACGGCGCCGGCCTGCGTGCCACCCTCGCGCGGCTCTCCCACGGCCCGGTCCGCACCCGCCCGTACTTCAACTCCACGCCCTGGGGCGGCCACTGGGCGCAGCGGGAGCTCGGCTTCAACCCCGGCGCCCGCAACAGCGCGCTGGGCTACGAACTGATCGCACCCGAGGCGGGCGTCCTCATCGGCCACGGTCCGGAGGCGCAGGCGGAAGTCCCGTTCCAGCTGCTGTGCGTGCTGCACCCCGAGGCCGTGCTGGGCAGGGAGGTGCACGCCCGCTTCGGAACGTCCTTCCCGATCCGCTTCGACTACCTCGACACCGTGGGCGGCGGCAACCTGTCCATCCACTGCCACCCCAAAGAGCCCTACATGCGGGAGCGGTTCGGCTGGACCTACACCCAGCACGAGACGTACTACATGACGCTCGGCGACGAGACCACCCGGGTCTTCCTGGGACTGCGCGAGGACGCCGACGTCGGCCTGTTCCGCAAGCAGGTGCAGGAGGCAGCGGCGGACGGCGTAAGGATGGACCCGGCCGACCACGTCATGACGTTCCCGGCCGAGCAGGGCCGGCTGTTCATGATCCCGGCCGGCACGCCGCACGCCAGCGGCGCGGGCAACCTGGTCCTGGAGATCAGCGCCACCCCGTACCTCTACAGCCTCCGCTTCTACGACTGGCTGCGTCCGGGCTCGGACGGCAACCCGCGCCCGCTCCCGTACGGCCACGGCTTCGCCAACCTGGAGACGGAGCGGCGCGGTGAGCGCGTTGAGCGGGACCTGGTGCAGGAGCCGCGGACGCTGCGTGCGGCACCGGGGTGGCGGGAGGAGCTGCTGGGGGCTCTGGAGGAGATGTTCTACGAGGTCCGCCGCTTCTCCCTCGAGGCGGGCGCGGCGGCGGACGACGACACGCGGGGACGCTTCCATGTCCTGAACGTGGTGGAGGGCGACGGCGTGACCATCGAGACGGCCGCGGGCGACCGGCACGCTCTCTCCTTCGCCGAGACGCTGACCGTGCCCGCGGCGGTCGGCGCCTACGTCCTGCGGGCCGCCGGCGACCGTCCGGTCAGGGTGGTGAAGGCACTGGTCCGGTGA